One segment of Scyliorhinus torazame isolate Kashiwa2021f chromosome 14, sScyTor2.1, whole genome shotgun sequence DNA contains the following:
- the LOC140389560 gene encoding extracellular calcium-sensing receptor-like, producing the protein MYLLWSVLFVLVTCMFAKDDRICSLQGRFNLPELMQSGDIIIGGIFPIHYRGIPPRTSYQTQPETPRCLDFSLRAFRWVQLMIFAIEEINNDPSLLPNITLGYNIYDSCATPALAVRATLTILNGQEENVTLSRCNGGAPVHALIGDSGSTQSITIARTAGLFGIPLISYFSTCICLSNKKEFPTFFRTIPSDYFQVAAFVQLVKHFGWTWLAAFGSDDDYGHLGISAFVEEVTKTGACVAFAEYLPKFNDKEKILQQVELIKNTKVKVILVFAPERDLNFLVEELVRQNVTGLQWLASEAWSTAALLSTAANSEIMGGTLGLAIRRADIPGIKQFLVRLHPSKYPGNEYVKQLWEAAFHCTWTSHNDTENARLGPLKHLCTGQEDLKVAQNAFTDETQLRVSYNTYRAVYAVAHSIQNMLQCQNGQGPFVNKTCPDISKLKPWQVLHYLKKVKFTTAFGDEVRFDVNGDPPATYDLLNWQRVPYGNMKYIKVGEYDASVGTDNQLVIEKEGIVWSGGQKMVIEAKCSESCLPGTRKGARTGEPICCYDCIPCAEGEISDEIDSVDCLTCHLDYWPNLERDKCILKEIEFLSFGDTMGIILTALSISGACISMAVIAVFYRYKNTPIVKANNSELSFLLLFSLVLCFLCSLLFIGQPTIWSCMLRHTAFAIVFVLCISCILGKTIMVLMAFNARLPNNDVGKWFGPLQRRLFIFSVPSIQVVICILWLTLSPPYPAKNFQHQSATIILECDVGSATAFYSVLGYIGFLSVMCFVLAFLARALPDSFNEAKFITFSMLIFCAVWITFIPVYINSGKHTVAVEIFAILSSSFGLLSCIFAPRIYIILLKPELNTKKNLMGRPPANTL; encoded by the exons ATGTATTTGTTGTGGTCGGTGCTGTTTGTTTTGGTGACCTGTATGTTTGCCAAAGACGATCGAATCTGCAGCCTTCAAGGAAGGTTTAATTTGCCTGAACTCATGCAAAGCGGAGACATCATCATTGGTGGAATTTTTCCCATTCACTACCGAGGAATCCCTCCAAGGACTTCTTACCAAACACAACCAGAGACTCCACGGTGCTTAGA TTTTAGTCTGAGAGCTTTTCGTTGGGTTCAACTGATGATCTTTGCCATTGAAGAAATTAATAATGACCCGTCGCTTCTTCCCAATATCACGCTGGGCTACAATATTTATGATTCCTGTGCCACTCCAGCATTGGCTGTTAGAGCAACCCTGACAATTCTCAATGGCCAAGAAGAAAATGTTACACTCTCGAGATGTAATGGAGGCGCTCCGGTTCATGCACTTATTGGCGATTCTGGCTCAACACAATCCATAACAATTGCCAGGACAGCGGGGCTTTTTGGAATACCATTG ATTAGTTATTTTTCGACATGCATATGCCTGAGCAATAAAAAGGAATTTCCAACCTTTTTCCGAACTATACCCAGCGATTATTTTCAGGTCGCAGCGTTTGTGCAGCTGGTGAAACATTTTGGTTGGACCTGGCTGGCGGCGTTTGGATCTGACGATGATTATGGCCACTTGGGAATTTCAGCCTTCGTGGAAGAAGTAACTAAAACTGGAGCCTGCGTGGCTTTCGCTGAATATCTTCCCAAATTTAATGACAAGGAGAAAATCTTGCAACAAGTTGAGCTCATTAAAAACACAAAAGTCAAAGTTATTCTAGTCTTTGCTCCAGAGAGAGACCTGAACTTCTTGGTGGAAGAACTTGTGCGCCAGAATGTCACTGGACTGCAATGGTTAGCGAGTGAAGCCTGGAGCACAGCAGCACTGCTCTCAACGGCAGCCAATTCTGAGATTATGGGTGGGACGTTGGGTTTGGCAATTCGTAGGGCCGATATTCCAGGGATTAAACAGTTCCTGGTCAGGCTCCATCCATCTAAATATCCAGGCAATGAATATGTTAAGCAGCTTTGGGAAGCTGCATTTcactgcacatggacatcacacaacGACACAGAGAATGCAAGGCTTGGGCCTTTAAAACATTTGTGCACTGGGCAAGAAGATTTGAAAGTTGCCCAAAATGCATTCACTGATGAAACACAATTGAGAGTTTCGTATAATACTTATCGAGCTGTTTATGCTGTGGCCCATTCCATCCAGAATATGTTACAGTGTCAAAACGGCCAAGGGCCATTTGTCAATAAAACATGCCCAGATATTTCAAAACTTAAACCTTGGCAG GTCCTGCATTACTTAAAGAAGGTGAAGTTTACAACTGCATTTGGAGATGAAGTAAGATTCGATGTCAATGGTGATCCTCCAGCAACCTATGATCTCCTGAACTGGCAGCGGGTCCCATATGGGAATATGAAGTACATTAAAGTTGGCGAGTATGATGCATCTGTCGGTACAGACAACCAACTTGTTATAGAGAAGGAAGGTATCGTGTGGAGCGGAGGACAAAAAATG GTCATTGAGGCAAAGTGTAGTGAATCTTGTCTGCCTGGAACAAGAAAAGGAGCCAGAACAGGGGAGCCAATTTGTTGTTATGATTGTATACCCTGTGCTGAAGGTGAAATTAGTGATGAAATTG ATTCAGTGGACTGCCTGACGTGCCACTTAGATTACTGGCCAAACCTAGAAAGAGACAAATGCATCCTTAAGGAAATTGAATTTTTGTCATTTGGAGACACCATGGGGATCATATTAACAGCATTGTCCATATCCGGTGCTTGTATATCAATGGCTGTTATTGCTGTTTTCTACCGTTACAAGAATACTCCTATTGTCAAAGCAAACAATTCTGAGTTAAGCTTCCTTCTTTTATTTTCATTGGTACTCTGCTTTCTCTGCTCTCTTCTCTTCATTGGTCAACCAACAATCTGGTCCTGCATGTTGCGACATACAGCATTCGCTATTGTGTTTGTCCTTTGCATTTCTTGTATCCTTGGGAAAACAATCATGGTGTTAATGGCATTCAATGCAAGGCTTCCAAACAATGATGTGGGAAAATGGTTTGGCCCACTACAGCGAAGACTTTTCATATTTTCCGTGCCCTCAATTCAAGTTGTGATATGTATTCTTTGGTTGACCTTATCACCCCCATATCCAGCCAAAAACTTTCAACATCAAAGTGCAACCATTATATTAGAATGTGATGTGGGGTCAGCAACAGCCTTTTATTCCGTGTTGGGCTACATAGGCTTCCTATCAGTCATGTGCTTTGTTCTTGCATTTCTAGCGCGTGCGTTGCCAGATAGCTTCAACGAAGCAAAGTTTATCACCTTTAGCATGCTGATTTTCTGTGCCGTCTGGATAACTTTCATTCCAGTTTACATCAACTCTGGAAAGCACACAGTAGCTGTGGAGATATTTGCAATATTGTCTTCCAGTTTTGGTTTGCTGAGCTGTATATTTGCTCCTAGGATTTATATCATTCTATTGAAACCGGAACTGAACACCAAGAAAAATCTAATGGGCAGGCCACCCGCTAACACATTGTGA
- the LOC140389475 gene encoding LOW QUALITY PROTEIN: vomeronasal type-2 receptor 26-like (The sequence of the model RefSeq protein was modified relative to this genomic sequence to represent the inferred CDS: deleted 2 bases in 1 codon) — protein MFTLRALFLVFFYGFSVTESRNRNLRSSSLDMRNSVDCLTCHLDYWPNRERDKCILKEIEFLSFGDTMGIILTALSISGACISMAVIAVFYHYKNTPIVKANNSELSFLLLFSLVFCFLCSLLFIGQPTIWSCMLRHTAFAIVFVLCISCILGKTIMVLMAFNARLPNNDVGKWFGPLQRRLSTFSLPSIQVVICILWLTLSPPYPAKNFQHQSATIILECDVGSATAFYSMLGYIGFLSVMCFVLAFLARALPDSFNEAKFITFSMLIFCAVWITFIPVDINSGKHTVAVEIFAILSSSFGLLSCIFAPKFYIILLKPELNTKKNIMDRPPANAL, from the exons ATGTTTACTTTGAGAGCCCTCTTCCTTGTTTTCTTTTATGGTTTCAGTGTGACTGAATCAAGGAATAGGAATTTAAGGTCTAGTTCATTGGACATGAGAA ATTCAGTGGACTGCCTGACGTGCCACTTAGATTACTGGCCAAACCGAGAAAGAGACAAATGCATCCTTAAGGAAATTGAATTTTTGTCATTTGGAGACACCATGGGGATCATATTAACAGCATTGTCCATATCCGGTGCTTGTATATCAATGGCTGTTATTGCTGTTTTCTACCATTACAAGAATACTCCTATTGTCAAAGCAAACAATTCTGAGTTAAGCTTCCTTCTTTTATTTTCATTGGTATTCTGCTTTCTCTGCTCTCTTCTCTTCATCGGTCAACCAACAATCTGGTCCTGCATGTTGCGACATACAGCATTCGCTATTGTGTTTGTCCTTTGCATTTCTTGTATCCTTGGGAAAACAATCATGGTGTTAATGGCATTCAATGCAAGGCTTCCAAACAATGATGTGGGAAAATGGTTTGGCCCTCTGCAGCGAAGACTTTCCACATTTTCCCTGCCCTCAATTCAAGTTGTGATATGTATTCTTTGGTTGACCTTATCACCCCCATATCCTGCCAAAAACTTTCAACATCAAAGTGCAACCATTATATTAGAATGTGATGTGGGGTCAGCAACAGCCTTTTATTCCATGTTGGGCTACATAGGCTTCCTATCTGTCATGTGCTTTGTTCTTGCATTTCTAGCGCGTGCGTTGCCAGATAGCTTCAACGAAGCAAAGTTTATCACCTTCAGCATGCTGATTTTCTGTGCCGTCTGGATAACTTTCATTCCAGTTGACATCAACTCTGGAAAGCACACAGTAGCTGTGGAGATATTTGCAATATTGTCTTCCAGTTTTGGTTTGCTGAGCTGTATATTTGCACCAAAG TTTTATATCATTCTATTGAAACCGGAACTGAACACCAAGAAAAATATAATGGACAGGCCACCCGCTAACGCACTGTGA